The following are encoded together in the Vigna angularis cultivar LongXiaoDou No.4 chromosome 9, ASM1680809v1, whole genome shotgun sequence genome:
- the LOC108319333 gene encoding phospholipid:diacylglycerol acyltransferase 1: MSLLRRRKGPEPEKVPGPSSEPNVLSEEEKEDDKNKKSKKMKDELREKRKRKWSCLDHCCWWVGCICTVWWFLLFLYQMMPSSIPQYVTEAFTGPMPDPPGLKLKKEGLRVKHPVVFVPGIVTGGLELWEGHQCAEGLFRKRLWGGTFGEVYKRPSCWVDHMSLDNETGLDPPGIRVRPVSGLVAADYFAAGYFVWAVLIANLARIGYEEKTMYMAAYDWRIAFQNTEVRDQTLSRIKSNIELMVATNGGNKAVIIPHSMGVLYFLHFMKWVEAPAPMGGGGGPDWCSKYIKAVLNIGGPFLGVPKAIAGLFSAEARDIAVARTIAPGFLDNDLFRLQTLQHVMRMTRSWDSTMSMIPRGGDTIWGGLDWSPEEGYHTGKRKNSDGYTQLAHQETNETHSVVNYGRMISFGRDVAEAPSSEIEITDFRGALKGRSVANTTCRDVWTEYHEMGIEGVRAVAEHKVYTAGSIVDLLHFVAPKMMARGSAHFSYGIADNLDDPKYSHYKYWSNPLETKLPNAPDMEIFSLYGVGLPTERSYVYKLTPFASCYIPFEIDPTQDGGNGEDRWLQGGVYTVDGDETVPVLSSGFMCAKGWRGKTRFNPSGIRTYVREYDHSPPANLLEGRGTQSGAHVDIMGNFALIEDVIRVAAGARGEDLGGDRVYSDIFKWSEKIKLPL; the protein is encoded by the exons ATGTCTTTGCTTCGTCGGAGAAAAGGACCGGAACCGGAAAAGGTTCCGGGTCCAAGTTCAGAGCCGAATGTTCTAAGCGAAGAGGAGAAAGAAGATGATAAGAATAAGAAGAGTAAGAAGATGAAAGATGAGTTgagggagaagaggaagaggaaatgGTCGTGCTTGGATCACTGTTGCTGGTGGGTGGGGTGCATTTGCACGGTGTGGtggtttcttctttttctgtaTCAAATGATGCCTTCTTCGATTCCTCAGTACGTGACCGAGGCATTTACTGGGCCCATGCCTGATCCACCGGGCCTTAAGCTCAAGAAGGAGGGGCTCAGGGTGAAGCACCCTGTTGTTTTTGTGCCGGGGATTGTCACTGGGGGGCTTGAACTATGGGAGGGTCATCAGTGTGCTGAAGGATTATTCAGGAAACGCTTGTGGGGTGGTACCTTTGGAGAAGTATATAAAAG ACCTTCATGCTGGGTGGATCACATGTCACTGGACAATGAAACAGGATTAGATCCACCAGGCATAAGAGTTAGGCCTGTCTCTGGACTTGTAGCTGCTGATTACTTTGCTGCAGGATACTTTGTTTGGGCAGTTCTGATTGCTAACTTGGCTCGCATTGGTTATGAAGAAAAAACCATGTACATGGCTGCGTATGATTGGAGAATAGCATTTCAGAACACTGAG GTGAGGGATCAAACACTTAGTCGGATAAAAAGCAACATAGAACTTATGGTTGCTACTAATGGTGGCAACAAGGCAGTTATTATTCCACATTCAATGGGTGTGTTATACTTTCTTCATTTTATGAAATGGGTTGAAGCACCAGCTCCAatgggtggtggtggaggaccAGATTGGTGTTCTAAATATATAAAGGCAGTTTTAAACATTGGTGGGCCATTTTTAGGTGTCCCAAAGGCTATAGCAGGGCTTTTCTCAGCTGAGGCCAGGGATATTGCTGTTGCCAG GACAATAGCTCCAGGATTTTTAGATAACGATCTGTTTCGGCTTCAAACCTTGCAACATGTAATGAGGATGACTCGTTCTTGGGACTCAACAATGTCAATGATACCAAGAGGAGGAGATACTATATGGGGTGGTCTTGACTGGTCACCAGAGGAAGGCTATCACACTGGCAAGAGAAAGAACAGCGATGGTTATACTCAGCTAGCACACCAAGAGACAAATGAAACACATTCTGTCGTCAACTATGGAAGAATGATATCATTTGGAAGAGACGTGGCTGAGGCACCCTCCTCTGAGATTGAGATAACTGACTTTCGG GGTGCCCTCAAGGGTCGCAGTGTTGCTAATACCACGTGTCGCGATGTGTGGACCGAATACCATGAAATGGGAATTGAGGGAGTAAGAGCAGTTGCTGAACATAAGGTTTACACAGCTGGCTCAATCGTAGACCTGCTTCATTTTGTTGCTCCAAAGATGATGGCTCGTGGTAGTGCTCATTTCTCTTATGGAATTGCTGACAATTTGGATGATCCTAAATACAGTCACTACAAGTATTGGTCAAATCCCTTGGAAACAAA ATTACCAAATGCTCCTGATATGGAAATCTTCTCTTTGTATGGAGTTGGCTTACCAACTGAAAGATCTTATGTGTACAAGTTAACTCCCTTTGCCTCCTGTTACATTCCCTTCGAAATTGACCCTACACAAGATGGTGGTAATGGTGAAGATAGGTGGCTGCAAGGTGGAGTTTACACTGTTGATGGGGATGAGACAGTGCCAGTTCTGAGCTCAGGCTTCATGTGTGCTAAAGGTTGGCGTGGAAAAACAAGATTCAACCCTTCTGGCATTCGCACATACGTTAGAGAATATGATCATTCTCCTCCAGCCAACTTGCTAGAAGGAAGAGGCACACAAAGTGGTGCTCATGTTGACATCATGGGAAACTTTGCATTGATTGAGGATGTTATTAGAGTGGCAGCAGGGGCCAGAGGAGAAGATCTAGGAGGTGATAGAGTGTATTCTGATATCTTCAAATGGTCTGAGAAAATCAAGTTGCCACTGTGA